The following coding sequences lie in one Eleginops maclovinus isolate JMC-PN-2008 ecotype Puerto Natales chromosome 21, JC_Emac_rtc_rv5, whole genome shotgun sequence genomic window:
- the mrc1a gene encoding macrophage mannose receptor 1 translates to MSPCLNVAVVLCLLQVLCITADIDTGTFLIYNENHNKCIKVESATSMTVTICNPHAKEQQFRWASESRVLSLSLKLCLGATQIQDWVKVLLYECDESNKLQHWQCKNETLFGLKDEDLHLNWGNKNERNIMIYKGSGLWSRWRIFGTKGDLCSKGFQEIFTIGGNAFGGPCQFPFSFQEKWYAECTKDGRSDGQLWCATERDYDKSKKWGFCPTPASSGWDTDPVTGVQYQRNAQSVLTWHQARKSCQQQGADLLSIVELHEQSYISGLTNNLGTSLWIGLNSLDFDSGWQWSNINPFRYLNWAPGHPSSEPGLNCATLNAAKASKWESSACTKKLGYICRKGNSTSLLAPPVNNQPSFCPNHWVPYGGNCYYLQRSKKMWKEALDACHKEGADLASIHNIEEQSFVISQSGYLPTDVLWIGFTDQKNQLLFEWSDHSHVTFTQWQTGEPSHATNLQEDCVLIRGKDGKWADHSCDKAYGYMCKKKASTKPAEGAQEEANPGCKLGSIRFGSYCYNIGSESKTFDEAKRACSETGAHVVDVSDRYENAFLVSLVGLRPEKYFWTGLSNTANVNTFTWTTKREVTFTHFNVGMPDRHQGCIAMTTGIFAGLWDVVDCSNKEKYICKKLAEGVPVTTVVPTTPALSCAAGWTPAGKRNICYKLYKKKEDFRKTWHDALDFCKAVGGDLMSIHSMEDMSNAEFHSSDGAWIGLSLGTNEGFGWSDGSAFEFENWGFGEPNNHNDNEHCAEVRSYYGRYWNDRHCESFNDWICQIRKGVSPKPEPVIKKEVYNNTEDGWIIYNDTQYFINNDKLDMEAARAFCKKGFGDLAVITGESERKFLWKQVAKSKTQYFIALTVNLDKSFSWIDGSPVTYTAWEQNEPNFANNDENCVTLYSSMGYWNDINCGLELPSICKRSSNFVNTTMAPTVIPKGGCAPEWLTFQGKCYKIVVGSDSKDWQEARTHCVSQGGNLVSITHDREQAFLTTQILRYNEDFWIGMNDVNWEMHFMWTDGKGISYTNWAKGHPTALPEGRSTFMDERYDCVIMVGRILKIKGSWKVEDCGAKHSFICKRNIDSQIAVAATTVLPKAFYKLGNDSYKLVRQNMKWDEARRQCQADDADLASILNPVTQAYLTLQVTKLKEPVWIGLNSNVTDGQFKWVDNWRMGYTKWGTDEPKNNFACVYIDVDNTWKTAPCTKMYYSLCKRSPDVAPTEPPQLAGNCPETKRGKSWIPFRGYCYSFRNSVVDNWAHASVECLKMGASLVSIEDHQEGLFIQQNLELLQDGAKSFWTGLFKSHEGEWMWIDNSVVDYVNWKIGMPKSESCVDINSESGQWSSTSCSRYRSYICKTAKVITPTEKPPSVAKVVKEASHGSAGITIAVVLVVIAVVGLVAFFVFRKRIHIPVLTESTFDNKLYFNNPIRALVDTKGLVANIEQNEQA, encoded by the exons ATGTCACCCTGTTTGAATGTTGCCGTGGTCCTCTGTCTCCTGCAAGTCCTCTGCATCACTGCCGACATAG ACACTGGCACCTTCCTGATCTACAATGAGAACCACAACAAGTGCATAAAGGTGGAGAGTGCCACCTCCATGACGGTGACCATATGTAATCCTCATGCCAAGGAGCAGCAGTTTCGTTGGGCCTCCGAATCCCGCGTCCTCAGTCTGTCCCTCAAGCTCTGTCTGGGGGCCACACAGATTCAAGACTGGGTGAAGGTGCTCCTCTACGAATGCGATGAGAGCAATAAGCTACAACACTGGCAGTGCAAGAACGAGACCCTGTTTGGCCTCAAAGACGAAGACCTGCACTTAAACTGGGGCAACAAAAATGAGAGAAACATAATGATCTACAAAGGGTCGGGGCTCTGGAGCCGCTGGAGGATATTTGGCACCAAGGGTGACCTGTGTTCAAAGGGGTTTCAAG AGATTTTCACAATAGGGGGCAATGCCTTCGGAGGCCCCTGTCAGTTCCCATTTAGTTTTCAGGAGAAGTGGTACGCTGAGTGCACAAAGGACGGTCGCTCAGACGGACAGCTGTGGTGTGCAACAGAGAGAGATTACGATAAGTCGAAGAAATGGGGCTTTTGTCCCACTCCAG CATCCTCAGGTTGGGACACTGACCCGGTCACAGGGGTTCAGTATCAGAGGAACGCACAGTCAGTGTTGACCTGGCATCAGGCCAGGAAGAGCTGCCAGCAGCAGGGAGCCGACCTCCTCAGCATTGTAGAGCTTCATGAGCAGTCATACATTTCAG GGTTGACAAATAATTTGGGAACTTCTCTGTGGATTGGACTGAACAGCTTGGATTTTGACAGTGGATGGCAGTGGAGCAACATAAACCCCTTCAGATATTTAAACTGGGCTCCAG GTCATCCTTCATCTGAGCCCGGGCTCAACTGTGCAACCCTTAATGCCGCAAAAGCGTCAAAATGGGAGAGCAGCGCCTGTACCAAGAAACTTGGTTACATTTGTCGCAAGGGAAACTCTACCAGTCTGCTTGCACCACCAG TCAATAACCAGCCCAGCTTCTGCCCCAATCACTGGGTGCCCTATGGAGGAAACTGTTACTACCTGCAGAGGAGTAAGAAGATGTGGAAGGAGGCTTTGGATGCGTGTCACAAAGAGGGGGCAGATCTGGCCAGCATACACAACATAGAAGAGCAGAGCTTCGTAATATCTCAATCTGGATACT TGCCGACAGATGTGCTTTGGATTGGCTTCACCGATCAGAAGAACCAGTTGCTGTTTGAATGGTCCGATCACTCCCACGTTACCTTCACTCAGTGGCAGACTGGGGAGCCGTCTCATGCCACCAACCTGCAGGAAGACTGTGTCCTCATCAGAGGAAAG GACGGGAAGTGGGCTGACCACTCGTGTGACAAGGCGTATGGATACATGTGTAAGAAGAAGGCCTCGACTAAACCAGCTGAAGGTGCCCAGGAGGAAGCCAACCCTGGATGCAAACTT GGCTCAATCAGGTTTGGTTCTTATTGTTACAACATTGGATCGGAGTCAAAAACCTTCGATGAGGCAAAGCGGGCATGCTCAGAGACTGGTGCTCACGTGGTGGACGTGTCTGATAg ATATGAGAATGCCTTCTTGGTCAGTCTGGTGGGTTTGAGACCAGAGAAGTATTTCTGGACAGGTTTATCGAACACAGCCAACGTTAACACTTTCACGTGGACCACCAAAAGAGAAGTCACATTTACTCATTTCAATGTGGGCATGCCAG acaGACACCAAGGATGCATCGCAATGACAACTGGAATATTTGCTGGATTATGGGATGTTGTCGACTGCAGCAACAAGGAGAAGTATATCTGTAAGAAACTAGCAGAAGGAGTACCTGTGACAACAGTCGTACCCACAACCCCCGCCCTCAGCTGTGCAGCTGGCTGGACCCCCGCAGGCAAGAGGAACATCTGCTACAAA ctttacaaaaagaaagaggacTTTAGGAAGACTTGGCATGACGCGCTGGACTTCTGCAAGGCGGTTGGTGGGGACCTGATGAGCATACACAGTATGGAGGACATGAGCAACGCTGA GTTTCATTCTAGTGACGGAGCCTGGATCGGCCTCAGTCTAGGTACCAATGAAGGTTTTGGATGGAGTGATGGATCAGCT TTTGAATTTGAGAACTGGGGCTTCGGGGAACCAAACAACCACAATGACAATGAACACTGTGCAGAAGTCCGCTCTTACTACGGACGGTACTGGAATGATCGGCACTGTGAGTCCTTCAATGACTGGATCTGCCAGATACGCAAAG GTGTGTCTCCGAAACCAGAGCCTGtcataaaaaaagaag TATACAACAACACAGAAGATGGCTGGATTATCTACAATGACACACAGTATTTCATCAACAATGATAAACTCGACATGGAAGCTGCTCGAGCCTTCTGCAAAAAGGGCTTTGGTGATCTTGCAGTCATCACAGGGGAGAGCGAGAGGAAGTTCCTTTGGAAACAG GTAGCAAAATCCAAAACACAGTACTTCATTGCCTTGACAGTGAATTTGGATAAATCATTCag CTGGATAGATGGCTCCCCTGTAACATACACTGCATGGGAACAGAATGAGCCCAACTTTGCTAATAATGATGAAAACTGTGTGACTTTATACAGTAGCATGG GCTACTGGAATGATATTAACTGTGGCTTGGAGCTACCTTCTATTTGCAAAAGAAGCAGTAACTTTGTTAATACAACAATGGCCCCAACCGTTATTCCTAAGGGAGGATGTGCACCAGAGTGGCTAACTTTCCAAGGAAAG TGCTATAAGATAGTTGTGGGGAGTGACAGTAAGGACTGGCAGGAAGCCAGGACACACTGTGTTAGCCAGGGAGGAAATCTGGTTTCTATCACCCACGATAGAGAGCAAG cATTCCTGACAACACAGATTCTGAGATACAATGAGGACTTCTGGATCGGCATGAATGATGTCAACTGGGAGATGCACTTTATGTGGACGGACGGCAAAGGCATTTCGTACACCAACTGGGCTAAAGGGCATCCAACAGCATTGCCCGAAGGACGATCTACATTTATGGATGAG AGATATGACTGTGTGATTATGGTGGGCAGAATCCTTAAAATAAAAGGATCCTGGAAGGTGGAAGACTGTGGTGCAAAACATAGTTTCATCTGTAAAAGAAACAttg ACTCTCAGATTGCAGTCGCAGCCACAACTGTGTTACCAAAGGCTTTCTACAAGCTTGGTAATGACTCCTACAAATTGGTGCGCCAGAACATGAAATGGGATGAGGCGAGGAGGCAGTGCCAAGCCGACGATGCCGATCTGGCCAGTATCCTGAACCCTGTCACTCAGGCGTACCTCACACTGCAGGTTACCAAGCTCAAGGAGCCTGTGTGGATCGGCCTCAACAGCAATGTG ACTGATGGGCAGTTCAAGTGGGTCGATAACTGGAGGATGGGATACACCAAATGGGGCACAGATGAGCCGAAGAACAACTTTGCATGTGTTTATATAGACGTGGACAATACATGGAAGACTGCACCGTGTACCAAGATGTACTACTCCCTTTGCAAGAGGTCACCAG ATGTAGCACCGACTGAGCCCCCACAACTCGCCGGCAACTGtccagagacaaagagagggaaaTCCTGGATACCTTTCAGAGGCTATTGTTATTCGTTCCGCAACTCAGTGGTGGACAACTGGGCCCATGCCTCAGTGGAATGTCTGAAAATGG GTGCTTCTCTGGTGAGTATCGAGGACCACCAGGAGGGTTTGTTCATACAACAGAACCTGGAGCTCCTGCAGGACGGGGCCAAGTCCTTCTGGACCGGCCTCTTCAAGAGTCATGAAG GTGAGTGGATGTGGATCGATAACAGTGTTGTGGACTACGTCAACTGGAAAATAGGGATGCCAAAGTCAGAATCATGTGTGGACATCAACTCTGAAAGTGGACAGTGGAGTTCAACCAGCTGCAGCAGATACAGGTCATACATCTGCAAAACAGCCAAAG ttatcaCACCTACAGAAAAGCCGCCATCTGTTG CAAAAGTGGTTAAAGAAGCTTCTCACGGGTCGGCTGGCATCACTATTGCTGTGGTGTTAGTTGTAATCGCCGTAGTTGGACTCGTTGCCTTCTTCGTCTTCCGTAAACGGATACACATCCCTGTCTTGACAGAAAGCACTTTTGACAACAAGCTGTACTTCAACAATCCAATCCGAGCGCTCGTAGACACCAAGGGTCTGGTGGCCAACATAGAGCAGAATGAACAAGCTTAG